One window of Desulfobaculum bizertense DSM 18034 genomic DNA carries:
- a CDS encoding RsbRD N-terminal domain-containing protein, with protein sequence MTLAELLTSRRDEILDRWFDLVVKTYPGLSSIFLKKDNPWGNPVGVHLHSAITGIYDELLKDEADDKLPAYIDEIVRIRAVQEYSPSEATAIILLVKHVVREQIKKQAKEENVPPSFELIQELWDFESHVDTVTLIAFDMYTKCREKLFEIRLQDSKQRFSGLLRRAGLVCDFSEWADEKKDDTPESGDG encoded by the coding sequence ATGACACTTGCAGAACTGCTTACAAGCCGGCGTGACGAAATTCTCGACAGATGGTTCGATCTTGTCGTGAAAACCTATCCCGGACTAAGCTCGATTTTTCTGAAAAAGGATAACCCTTGGGGCAACCCTGTTGGCGTGCACCTGCACTCCGCCATCACGGGTATTTATGACGAACTGCTCAAAGATGAGGCTGACGACAAACTGCCCGCCTATATTGATGAGATAGTTCGCATACGCGCTGTTCAGGAGTATTCTCCTTCCGAGGCAACTGCAATTATTCTGTTGGTAAAACACGTTGTGCGTGAACAGATCAAGAAGCAGGCCAAGGAAGAAAACGTTCCTCCATCATTCGAACTGATTCAGGAACTCTGGGATTTTGAATCCCATGTTGATACAGTCACGCTTATTGCGTTCGACATGTATACCAAATGCCGAGAAAAGCTGTTCGAAATCCGGCTTCAGGATTCGAAGCAGCGTTTTTCCGGGCTCTTGAGGAGAGCCGGTTTGGTTTGCGACTTCTCGGAGTGGGCCGATGAGAAGAAGGATGACACTCCAGAGTCAGGTGACGGGTAA
- a CDS encoding B12-binding domain-containing radical SAM protein: protein MSRKLKILLVYPYWLEDRTHTEDVVSVPIGVYWIAALLKEHNYDVEICNWSDKKNSPDEIRAEIESKKPDVIGYSVLQANRFGALEIAQIAKQVNTKVINILGGVGSTTLWDFFLRNYSQVDACVLGEGEYTMLELVQNLEQDNADFSAIPGIALRDKQGVPYATEERPRIKNLDELPIPAKYFSYQHVILGRGCPGHCTFCGSPFLWKSQVRLRSAKHFVDELELLHERGENFFYVSDDTFTLDRKRVIAVCQDILARKLNISWAAISRVDRVDEEVLSWMRKAGCIQISYGVESGSPEIREYLNKGIREEDVIRAFQLTTRYGILARAYFIYGCPGETPETIQQTLDLIKKIKPLIVHFFILSVFPGTALYERFKEKTGANDHIWADQIEDIKYLELDDSLDLKTVEQYGHTLRETYYSWLPQFVDEIELVDDPDFAPLHADFLARLGMTFHEGDYASNLNLLDSPDIAEKLYQRALDYYPDATAALGLGMMYQKERRYAESVRIFAYGLTANKGHEKLSLALAISLMNCGDFGKALAFLEPFESNPQALHFAAICHQHLGNHMQAENLRFKARKITGEIS, encoded by the coding sequence ATGTCCAGAAAGTTGAAAATACTTCTTGTTTACCCATATTGGCTCGAAGATCGGACGCACACTGAAGATGTAGTAAGTGTGCCAATCGGTGTGTACTGGATTGCTGCCTTGCTCAAGGAGCATAATTATGACGTCGAGATATGCAACTGGAGTGATAAAAAAAATTCTCCAGACGAAATCCGCGCCGAAATTGAATCGAAAAAACCCGATGTCATCGGCTATTCTGTTCTTCAGGCAAACCGCTTTGGCGCTCTTGAGATAGCTCAAATTGCCAAGCAGGTGAATACCAAAGTTATAAATATCCTCGGTGGTGTCGGTTCAACGACTCTTTGGGACTTTTTTCTTCGGAATTATTCACAAGTTGATGCCTGCGTTCTTGGCGAAGGTGAGTACACTATGCTTGAGCTAGTGCAAAACCTTGAGCAAGATAATGCAGATTTCTCTGCAATACCAGGCATTGCACTCCGCGACAAGCAGGGCGTCCCCTACGCAACCGAAGAACGGCCACGAATCAAAAATCTTGATGAATTGCCGATTCCTGCAAAATATTTTTCCTATCAGCACGTGATTCTTGGGCGAGGCTGTCCCGGCCACTGTACGTTCTGTGGCTCGCCTTTTTTATGGAAGTCTCAGGTCCGACTCCGTTCTGCAAAACATTTTGTGGATGAACTGGAGCTGCTTCACGAGCGTGGAGAAAATTTTTTCTACGTCTCTGACGATACGTTTACCCTTGACCGAAAGCGTGTCATCGCCGTGTGTCAGGACATTCTTGCCCGAAAACTTAATATTAGCTGGGCAGCTATCTCGCGCGTCGACCGTGTTGATGAGGAAGTTTTGTCCTGGATGCGCAAGGCTGGCTGCATTCAGATCAGTTATGGCGTTGAGTCCGGCTCTCCTGAAATTCGCGAGTATCTTAACAAAGGTATTCGTGAGGAAGACGTTATTCGGGCTTTTCAGCTCACCACCCGTTACGGCATCCTTGCCCGCGCGTACTTTATATATGGATGCCCCGGAGAAACTCCCGAGACTATTCAGCAGACGCTCGACCTTATAAAGAAGATCAAACCCCTGATTGTTCACTTTTTTATTCTCTCCGTTTTTCCCGGTACTGCGCTTTATGAGCGGTTTAAGGAAAAAACTGGCGCCAACGATCATATTTGGGCTGACCAAATTGAGGATATAAAATATCTCGAACTGGACGATTCGCTTGATCTAAAAACCGTTGAGCAGTACGGCCACACCTTGCGCGAGACGTATTATTCGTGGCTGCCGCAGTTCGTCGACGAAATCGAGCTGGTGGACGATCCAGACTTCGCTCCACTTCATGCCGACTTTCTCGCCCGCCTCGGCATGACGTTTCACGAAGGAGATTATGCCTCGAACCTGAATCTTCTCGATTCCCCGGATATTGCCGAGAAGCTTTATCAAAGGGCATTAGACTATTATCCCGATGCGACAGCTGCCCTCGGGTTGGGAATGATGTATCAGAAGGAACGTCGCTACGCTGAATCCGTTCGGATTTTTGCCTATGGACTCACTGCTAACAAAGGCCATGAAAAGTTGAGTCTCGCCCTCGCTATCAGTCTGATGAACTGTGGCGACTTTGGAAAGGCTCTCGCCTTTTTGGAACCCTTTGAATCCAATCCGCAGGCCCTGCACTTTGCCGCGATCTGTCATCAGCATCTCGGGAACCACATGCAGGCAGAGAACCTGCGGTTTAAGGCTCGAAAAATTACTGGAGAAATTTCATGA
- the dsrM gene encoding sulfate reduction electron transfer complex DsrMKJOP subunit DsrM: MNALYSLFLVFALALIALLGAGAMGMHTLFGVIIPYLAIALFFGGAIAKVIGWAKTPVPFRIPTTAGQQLSHDWIKHDKYDNPATGWQVFVRMVLEVLFFRSLFRNLAVQRFGSASDGVDAKVRYASAKWLWAFALLFHYSFLIVFVRHFRLFTDPVPGFLLGLEWADGFLQLGAPTLYITDLTLVAGVTLLLLRRVLIPQLRYISLLADYFPLFLILSIAGSGILMRYFAKTDIIGVKEITMGLFSFSPVVPSPEIGVIFYIHLFLVCVLISYFPFSKLMHMGGVFLSPTRNLANNNRAKRHVNPWNDPSIKAHSYADYEDDYRQKMVDAGLPVEKPLEETEKEA; this comes from the coding sequence ATGAACGCTTTGTATTCACTTTTTTTAGTCTTCGCGCTGGCTCTCATCGCGCTGCTGGGTGCGGGGGCTATGGGGATGCATACCCTTTTTGGGGTCATCATCCCGTACCTTGCAATCGCGTTGTTCTTCGGTGGCGCCATTGCAAAGGTGATCGGATGGGCCAAAACGCCTGTCCCCTTCCGTATTCCCACGACTGCGGGGCAGCAGCTTTCGCATGACTGGATCAAGCATGACAAATACGACAATCCTGCTACTGGCTGGCAGGTTTTTGTGCGTATGGTGCTTGAAGTTCTTTTCTTCCGTTCCCTGTTCAGAAACCTCGCTGTACAGCGTTTTGGTTCTGCATCGGACGGCGTGGACGCCAAAGTCCGCTACGCCTCTGCAAAGTGGCTGTGGGCTTTTGCACTTTTGTTCCACTACTCGTTCCTCATTGTCTTCGTGAGGCACTTCCGCCTGTTCACCGACCCAGTTCCGGGCTTCCTGCTCGGCCTTGAGTGGGCAGACGGCTTCCTGCAGCTTGGAGCACCGACTCTCTACATCACCGACCTCACTCTGGTCGCTGGTGTGACTCTGCTTCTGCTGCGCCGAGTTCTGATTCCACAGTTGCGCTACATTTCTCTTTTGGCGGACTACTTCCCGCTGTTCCTGATCCTGAGCATTGCTGGCTCCGGTATCCTGATGCGCTACTTCGCTAAGACGGACATTATTGGTGTCAAAGAGATCACCATGGGCCTGTTCTCTTTCAGCCCCGTTGTCCCTAGCCCGGAAATCGGCGTCATCTTCTACATTCACCTCTTCCTGGTCTGTGTGCTGATCTCCTACTTCCCCTTCAGCAAGCTGATGCACATGGGTGGCGTTTTCTTAAGCCCCACCAGAAACCTGGCGAACAACAACCGCGCCAAGCGTCACGTGAACCCCTGGAACGATCCGTCCATCAAGGCTCACAGCTATGCTGACTACGAGGATGATTACAGACAGAAAATGGTCGACGCAGGCCTGCCTGTAGAAAAGCCCCTCGAAGAGACTGAAAAAGAGGCCTAG
- the dsrJ gene encoding sulfate reduction electron transfer complex DsrMKJOP subunit DsrJ yields the protein MYDGGKIIAGIIVFLALMTFPFWYNVGQASYVTPELQKPANATECIEDPNWMKAEHMHMLNIWRDEVVRNGNRVYTSKLNGKHYEMSLQKTCMKCHTSKEQFCDKCHTAAAVNPYCWDCHIAPKEGM from the coding sequence ATGTATGATGGTGGAAAGATCATAGCCGGAATCATCGTATTCCTCGCCTTGATGACATTCCCTTTCTGGTACAACGTGGGGCAGGCTTCATATGTCACCCCCGAACTCCAGAAGCCTGCTAACGCTACGGAATGCATCGAAGACCCCAACTGGATGAAAGCTGAGCATATGCACATGCTCAACATATGGCGTGACGAAGTTGTCCGTAACGGCAATCGCGTCTACACCAGCAAGCTCAATGGAAAGCACTACGAAATGAGCCTGCAGAAAACCTGCATGAAGTGCCATACCTCCAAAGAGCAGTTCTGCGACAAGTGCCATACCGCAGCAGCAGTCAATCCGTACTGCTGGGACTGCCATATCGCTCCTAAGGAGGGTATGTAG
- the dsrK gene encoding sulfate reduction electron transfer complex DsrMKJOP subunit DsrK translates to MAWNLKPEELLEYTYKVPSKNWMDVPPEFHPGNWCYPAKPEVVNYLNEETHGQFPHARKWVPTDEDWHLPENWREIVRTEFRKRLKKYRSFKIFMDVCVRCGACADKCHFYIGSGDPKNMPVLRAELLRSIYRGEFTLAGKILGKLAGARKLEEDVIKEWFLYFYQCTECRRCSLFCPYGIDTAEITMMAREILHALGLNINWILEPAANSNRTGNHMGIQPHAYYDMMEFMVDDIEDVTGVKVNCPVNEKGHEILFITPSGDIFADPGTYTYMGYLMLFHELGLDYTWSTYASEGGNFGLFTSDSMMKKLNAKMYAEAKRLGVKYIIGGECGHMWRVINQYMDTMNGPSGLETPVSPITGTRFENAASTGMIHITEFTSDLIHHNKLNLDPSRNDHLRVTFHDSCNPARAMGLLDEPRDIIKAVCNNFYEMPEDTIREKTFCCAGGSGLNTDEFMEMRMRGGLPRGNALRYVQEKHDVNMLATICAIDRATLPPLANYWAPGVDVTGVHELVANALVMKGEHKRTTDLRGEDLPNVE, encoded by the coding sequence ATGGCTTGGAATTTGAAGCCAGAAGAACTTTTGGAGTACACCTACAAAGTTCCTTCTAAAAACTGGATGGACGTGCCACCCGAGTTCCACCCGGGTAACTGGTGCTATCCTGCTAAGCCCGAAGTCGTGAATTACCTCAACGAGGAAACTCACGGGCAGTTCCCCCATGCTCGGAAGTGGGTTCCCACTGACGAAGACTGGCATCTGCCGGAAAACTGGCGCGAAATCGTCAGAACAGAGTTCCGTAAGCGTCTGAAGAAATACCGTTCCTTCAAGATCTTTATGGATGTCTGTGTGCGCTGTGGTGCATGTGCTGACAAGTGTCACTTCTACATCGGTAGTGGCGACCCCAAGAACATGCCCGTACTGCGTGCAGAACTCCTCCGCTCCATTTACCGCGGTGAGTTCACCCTCGCAGGTAAAATCCTCGGCAAACTCGCCGGTGCACGTAAGCTCGAAGAGGACGTCATCAAAGAATGGTTCCTCTACTTCTATCAGTGTACTGAGTGCCGCCGTTGCTCCCTGTTCTGCCCCTACGGCATCGATACCGCAGAAATCACCATGATGGCTCGTGAGATCCTTCATGCGCTCGGACTCAACATCAACTGGATCCTTGAGCCTGCTGCAAACTCGAACCGTACCGGTAACCACATGGGCATTCAGCCCCATGCGTATTACGACATGATGGAATTCATGGTCGACGACATTGAGGACGTCACTGGCGTCAAAGTCAATTGTCCCGTCAACGAAAAAGGCCACGAAATCCTCTTCATTACCCCCTCCGGCGATATCTTCGCTGACCCGGGTACATACACATACATGGGTTACCTCATGCTCTTCCACGAGCTGGGTCTGGACTACACCTGGTCCACCTACGCTTCTGAGGGCGGTAACTTCGGTCTCTTCACCTCCGATTCCATGATGAAAAAGCTCAACGCCAAGATGTATGCAGAAGCAAAGCGTCTCGGTGTTAAGTACATCATCGGTGGTGAGTGTGGTCACATGTGGCGCGTTATCAACCAGTACATGGACACCATGAATGGTCCTTCTGGCCTCGAAACTCCGGTCAGCCCCATCACAGGCACCCGTTTCGAAAACGCCGCATCTACCGGCATGATCCACATCACTGAGTTTACTTCTGATCTTATCCATCACAATAAGCTCAATCTGGACCCCAGCCGCAACGACCACCTGCGTGTCACCTTCCATGACTCCTGCAACCCCGCACGCGCTATGGGTCTTCTGGACGAGCCTCGTGATATCATCAAGGCCGTCTGCAACAACTTCTATGAGATGCCCGAAGACACCATCCGCGAAAAGACCTTCTGCTGCGCTGGCGGCTCCGGTCTGAATACGGACGAGTTCATGGAAATGCGTATGCGTGGCGGCCTGCCGCGTGGTAATGCACTGCGCTATGTTCAGGAGAAGCATGACGTCAACATGCTCGCCACCATCTGCGCTATCGACCGTGCAACCCTGCCTCCGCTGGCGAACTACTGGGCCCCGGGCGTCGACGTAACTGGCGTACACGAACTCGTGGCAAACGCCCTGGTTATGAAAGGCGAACACAAACGCACGACCGACCTGCGCGGTGAAGACCTCCCCAACGTGGAATAA
- a CDS encoding precorrin-8X methylmutase, whose translation MSGEKNVKVQNCFAPMAIEERSLGIIDSEVPEPRPFQGKQWEVVRRLIHTTADFEMLDLVRFSDHAVESGLEALRAGCHIVTDTQMARMGIPMRRMEPLNSTVQCLMNDPRVIEQAKATGNTRARMAVDIAVSELQPDIFVIGNAPTALLRLLDLIDEGKIMPKLIVGMPVGFVNAAESKALLEARMDLPFITIYGRKGGSTLAAATINALAEIVLRGE comes from the coding sequence ATGAGTGGAGAGAAAAACGTCAAGGTGCAGAATTGCTTTGCGCCAATGGCTATTGAAGAACGGTCCCTTGGTATCATTGACTCCGAAGTGCCAGAACCCCGCCCGTTTCAGGGGAAGCAGTGGGAAGTCGTTCGCCGTCTGATTCACACCACCGCCGACTTTGAGATGCTCGACCTTGTTCGTTTTTCCGACCATGCCGTTGAGTCCGGTCTCGAAGCCCTTCGCGCAGGGTGTCACATCGTTACCGATACGCAGATGGCCCGGATGGGTATTCCCATGCGTCGCATGGAGCCTCTCAACAGCACTGTGCAATGTTTGATGAATGACCCTCGCGTGATCGAGCAGGCTAAGGCGACTGGCAACACCCGTGCCCGTATGGCTGTCGACATTGCTGTCTCTGAGTTACAGCCTGATATTTTTGTCATTGGCAATGCCCCCACTGCGCTTTTGCGGCTTCTCGACCTCATCGACGAGGGCAAGATTATGCCCAAGCTCATCGTTGGCATGCCTGTCGGCTTTGTGAATGCCGCTGAGTCCAAGGCACTTCTCGAAGCTCGCATGGACCTTCCCTTTATTACGATTTATGGCCGCAAAGGTGGTTCCACCCTCGCCGCGGCAACGATTAACGCCCTCGCTGAAATCGTCCTGCGTGGTGAATAA
- the dsrO gene encoding sulfate reduction electron transfer complex DsrMKJOP subunit DsrO has translation MKNTRRNFLKVAAVTTLGVAAGAGTAAASYLPHYDHMTPKPEQLKAKRWGMVIDTRKFHSADDYKPLIEACHVYHNVPEFSGKKEVKWMWLDSFHHTFPHAHNEFMSEEVEEKPFPLLCNHCEEPPCVRVCPTQATFKRADGIVMMDMHRCIGCRFCMAGCPYGSRSFNFQDPRNGLKKENPKYPTRTKGVVEKCDFCVERLSEGKMPLCVEASEGKILFGDLGDPNSEVRKALAENYSIRRKPDLGTNPSVFYII, from the coding sequence ATGAAAAATACCAGACGTAACTTTCTGAAGGTTGCAGCCGTCACCACCCTCGGTGTCGCTGCAGGCGCAGGTACCGCCGCTGCGAGCTACCTGCCCCACTATGACCACATGACCCCAAAGCCAGAACAGCTCAAAGCAAAGCGCTGGGGCATGGTCATCGATACCCGAAAGTTCCACTCCGCTGACGACTACAAGCCCCTGATCGAAGCCTGCCACGTCTACCATAACGTGCCAGAATTCTCTGGGAAAAAAGAAGTCAAATGGATGTGGCTGGACAGCTTCCATCACACCTTCCCCCATGCTCACAACGAGTTCATGAGCGAAGAAGTCGAAGAGAAGCCCTTCCCGCTGCTTTGCAACCACTGTGAAGAACCGCCCTGCGTGCGCGTGTGTCCTACTCAGGCCACCTTCAAACGCGCCGACGGCATCGTCATGATGGATATGCACCGTTGCATCGGTTGCCGCTTCTGCATGGCTGGCTGCCCCTACGGTTCCCGTAGCTTCAACTTCCAGGACCCCAGAAATGGCCTGAAAAAGGAAAACCCCAAGTACCCCACACGCACCAAGGGTGTCGTCGAAAAGTGCGACTTCTGTGTGGAACGCCTCTCCGAGGGCAAAATGCCCCTCTGTGTCGAAGCGTCTGAAGGGAAAATCCTGTTCGGCGATCTGGGTGACCCCAACTCTGAGGTCAGAAAAGCCCTGGCAGAGAACTACTCTATTCGCCGTAAACCTGACCTGGGCACAAACCCCAGCGTCTTCTACATCATCTAA